In the Plasmodium sp. gorilla clade G2 genome assembly, chromosome: 12 genome, tgtgtgctctttaaaattataaggcGAATATATGCatgtcacatatatatatttttttttttatacccAAATAAACTGTCTATTTTTAGACTCGTTATGCTCATAATAACACCAGTTAAAATGGTAAgctaaaaattaaaaaaataacaaggaaataaatatatataaacatatacatatataaatatatacatatatatatatttttttttatggtattatattttttctactAACTATTGAGCACAGCAGAGATAATTTGAACTCCTTAAGACCTACAAAAAGAATAAACCcaaatataagtatataaattatatacatatatatatatatatatatatatatatatatatatttatatttatatttatttatttatatgtaccaAAGCGAATagacaaaaaataaattaatattaaagaacTTGATTTAATAACAGATATTATTGGAATTTCCAAATAGGAATAAGCACTATTTCCAGTTACTACACTGAGACCAAGAAGAGCAGAAActgaaaattaaaataaataaatataaataaaaatatatataataatatatatatatatatatatatatatatataattatatatcttGTGAATGAacttgaaaatattttaaaatttcttGTTACtcgaaattatatattttatatattccttccTCGTCAAATTTGTTGAGCATTTcatttttgtaaaaaaaatgaccTAATCGAAAGgtatgagaaaaaaaaaaaaaaaaaaaaatttatgatattataacacatacgtaaatatataaatatatatatatatatatatatatatatatatatatatatttatatttttatttttttttcctactATTCGCAAGATAATATACATTATCAAAAATTCGATGAGTGTTACTATTTGAGtgtaattaaattttttaacaaagattatatattttgttatggTTGTACTAAATGATCCGAATGAAAATATGGATGATATAAGTATAATAAATTTGATTACATTAACATATACATCTTTTTTCATACCATATATATCTTTCGTTTTTgatgttatatattcatttgtatCTTTATCtgattttatatcttttaattcatatattttataatctttactattttcattttttacagATTCTTCATAATTCGTATCTTGATCTATATTATGTTCAggcaatattttatatttctttttatatatttttaattgtttttttaaataactgctctttttttttttcgcctttttctttttattatcacataAATAACTTGAACGTATAGAACTTAAATCAAGAAAATTCTCCccgttatttatattattattattattataagattcaacatcaaataaataatattctatagaattattttcatccttTTTTACTTTCTCtgtatttatatcttttatattttcttctatatcatttatatttatatcattaatatttattccaTTCACTGTCGAGCTATCTGTAGCTATTTCATTTCTTATTTCTTCATCTTTCCTTGGATTAATTATAAAGGATTTCATTattcctcttttttttttttttttttattatttctttttaatatatatacacataagaaatatacctattatataaatatatatatatattatatatacatatatattttattataggTATGTTTCAATATATGTGGAtgtatgatgaaaaaaaattttcttttttttaatatataaataaattaattataaataaatagatatattatataatatacatacgtatatatttaagtatatatatatatatacaattcaTATTCTACGTTCTTATAAATCTAttaagaaacaaaaaaaaaaaaaaaaaaaaaaatatgatagtCTATGcgttatgttttttttttttttttaataaatatatatatatatatatatatatatatattaataaactaaaaatataaatatattaatatataaaagtaaaatattatatatttattcattcataattaaatattataattaaaaagatatacatattattatataattatgttcatattttaattttctgttattattataaaattattatatataatatatatatatatataataaaaattataaaaacattttcaaaaatcatacaaaataaaatatatatatatatcctatCAAATATAagagaattatttttataaaaaaaaagaaaatatatcacaaataaaaaatatatattataataatataatataaataatatatatcacgtattatttttatatatttttttcaaaagaaaaaaaaaaaaaaaaaaaaaaaaaaaaaaagtataaaaat is a window encoding:
- a CDS encoding triose or hexose phosphate/phosphate translocator, putative; protein product: MKSFIINPRKDEEIRNEIATDSSTVNGININDININDIEENIKDINTEKVKKDENNSIEYYLFDVESYNNNNNINNGENFLDLSSIRSSYLCDNKKKKAKKKKSSYLKKQLKIYKKKYKILPEHNIDQDTNYEESVKNENSKDYKIYELKDIKSDKDTNEYITSKTKDIYGMKKDVYVNVIKFIILISSIFSFGSFSTTITKYIIFVKKFNYTQIVTLIEFLIMYIILRIVIFFTKMKCSTNLTRKEYIKYIISISALLGLSVVTGNSAYSYLEIPIISVIKSSSLILIYFLSIRFGLKEFKLSLLCSILTILTGVIMSITSLKIDSLFGIFLLTISVISSSFKWVFTNVLLRSTSMKPHIILLHIYQVAMCIIIIPSLFIDLACMVKDYNSNILTMDKILTSLMLVGVGALTSIFLILAEFSLISYTSSVTLSIVFIGREALILLIGSIFFGEKINLSSSIGIAISMFGTILYGYASK